The Labilibaculum sp. DW002 genome includes a region encoding these proteins:
- a CDS encoding lipocalin family protein yields MSNSFISCTMQKSVVDKTVVKELDIERYLGTWFEIARYDHSFERGLVGVKANYSMRPDGKIKVVNSGYKGNLSGEYSEAIGKAKIPDPLNAPGKLKVSFFWIFYGDYFVFDLEENYKWVVIGSSTDKYLWILSRKPQMEKEVYNELLDRLKKRGYEVSDLIKVEQKPL; encoded by the coding sequence ATGAGCAATTCCTTCATCAGTTGTACAATGCAAAAATCGGTTGTTGATAAAACAGTAGTTAAAGAGTTAGATATTGAGCGGTATTTGGGCACTTGGTTCGAAATTGCTCGCTACGATCATAGTTTTGAGCGCGGACTTGTTGGCGTTAAAGCAAATTATTCCATGCGACCTGATGGTAAAATAAAAGTAGTAAACAGCGGGTATAAAGGAAATCTTTCGGGTGAATACTCCGAAGCCATTGGTAAGGCTAAAATTCCTGATCCTTTGAATGCTCCTGGAAAGTTGAAAGTCTCATTCTTTTGGATCTTTTATGGGGATTATTTTGTGTTCGACTTAGAGGAAAATTACAAATGGGTAGTTATTGGGAGTAGTACTGATAAATACTTGTGGATTTTGAGCCGTAAACCTCAAATGGAAAAAGAAGTATACAACGAGTTACTTGATCGATTAAAAAAACGGGGCTATGAGGTTTCTGACCTAATAAAAGTAGAGCAAAAACCTTTGTAA
- a CDS encoding MotA/TolQ/ExbB proton channel family protein, with protein sequence MSHLFTRLHEGGPVFMYPLLLILILTLILIAKAFLKKGDVEKIIRLISSISLFAIVFGFLGQIVGLIGAFDSLQRTGGNVDPSVFAGGLEISLLVPAFGMSVFLIGRLGIILLIWAQKKETL encoded by the coding sequence ATGTCACATCTTTTTACTCGTTTACACGAAGGAGGCCCTGTATTTATGTATCCTCTGTTGCTTATATTAATTTTAACATTGATTTTAATCGCCAAAGCTTTCTTGAAAAAGGGCGATGTTGAGAAAATTATTCGCTTGATCTCATCAATCAGTTTGTTTGCAATTGTATTTGGTTTTTTAGGTCAGATTGTTGGCTTGATAGGTGCTTTTGATTCATTACAAAGAACGGGTGGCAATGTTGATCCTTCGGTTTTTGCAGGAGGATTAGAAATATCTCTTTTGGTTCCTGCTTTTGGAATGAGTGTTTTCTTAATCGGTCGATTGGGCATTATACTTCTCATTTGGGCACAAAAGAAAGAAACTCTTTAG
- a CDS encoding LytR/AlgR family response regulator transcription factor, which yields MTKLINCLIVDDEPVAREIIENHLRKISHIRVLASCKNAIEAFKEISAHQVDLIFLDINMPEISGLLFAKSINKNIKVIFTTAYREYAVEGFDLQAVDYLLKPISFDRLLQAVNKFMGESTPIQTDISAEIIEEKSDFIFVRSDRKMIKLNFSDVNYIESFSDYIKIHLDDKTILTRETISSIEAKLPQNDFLRIHRSYIVSFSKIESFTNECIEVKNKTLPISRSYKNDVIARLSMKN from the coding sequence ATGACTAAACTTATTAATTGTTTGATTGTTGATGACGAACCTGTTGCGCGTGAAATTATAGAAAATCACTTGCGGAAAATTAGTCATATTCGCGTACTGGCATCTTGTAAAAATGCCATTGAAGCTTTTAAAGAAATTAGTGCCCATCAGGTCGATCTGATTTTTTTAGATATCAATATGCCCGAAATATCAGGTTTGCTCTTTGCTAAATCCATCAATAAAAATATTAAAGTCATTTTTACCACTGCCTATCGTGAATATGCCGTCGAAGGATTTGATTTGCAAGCCGTAGATTATTTATTAAAGCCTATCTCTTTTGATCGCCTCTTGCAGGCTGTCAACAAATTCATGGGCGAAAGCACTCCAATACAAACAGATATATCAGCTGAAATTATCGAAGAAAAAAGTGATTTTATTTTTGTTCGCTCAGATCGTAAAATGATAAAACTTAATTTTTCGGACGTGAACTATATTGAGAGCTTTAGTGACTACATTAAAATTCACTTGGATGATAAAACCATTCTAACACGTGAAACGATCAGTAGTATTGAAGCCAAACTTCCTCAAAATGATTTCTTAAGGATTCATCGTTCCTATATTGTTTCTTTTTCCAAGATTGAGTCATTTACAAACGAATGTATTGAGGTAAAAAACAAAACACTACCGATAAGCCGAAGTTATAAAAATGACGTAATAGCCAGACTTAGCATGAAAAATTAA
- a CDS encoding LytR/AlgR family response regulator transcription factor has translation MIKYIIVDDEPLAHDLIEGFCDILPHLQLEHHCYDALEAMQFLNNNQVDLMFLDLNMPKLSGFDFLRTLSNPPKVIVTTAYKEFALDGYELDIADYLLKPFSFERLLKAVNKAIGDNSQSTTSNNSAEITNPSHAANKRFFVKGDKKYHQVDSEDILFIEAYGNYTKVYFKEEMIISHEKISYYESILDNQHFMRVHKSFIVALDKIKLIEGNRISINEHEIPIGQTYKSLVSKLYNS, from the coding sequence ATGATTAAATATATAATTGTTGATGATGAACCACTAGCACACGACCTTATTGAGGGTTTTTGTGATATTCTTCCACATTTGCAGTTGGAACATCATTGTTACGATGCCTTGGAAGCAATGCAATTCTTAAACAACAATCAGGTAGATTTGATGTTTCTGGATTTGAACATGCCAAAATTAAGTGGGTTTGATTTTCTTCGTACACTTAGCAATCCTCCAAAAGTGATTGTTACAACTGCTTACAAGGAATTTGCTTTAGATGGTTACGAATTAGATATTGCTGATTATTTACTAAAACCTTTCAGTTTTGAACGTTTACTTAAAGCTGTTAATAAGGCAATTGGAGATAATTCACAAAGTACCACATCAAATAATAGTGCTGAGATCACAAACCCATCACACGCAGCAAACAAACGTTTTTTTGTCAAAGGAGATAAGAAATATCATCAGGTAGATTCGGAAGATATTTTATTTATTGAAGCCTATGGTAATTACACCAAAGTCTATTTTAAAGAGGAGATGATTATCAGTCATGAAAAAATATCTTACTACGAATCCATATTAGACAATCAACATTTTATGAGAGTGCATAAATCCTTTATAGTGGCACTTGACAAAATCAAATTGATAGAGGGAAATCGAATTTCAATTAATGAGCATGAAATTCCGATTGGTCAAACCTATAAGAGTTTGGTAAGTAAACTCTACAATTCCTAG
- a CDS encoding sensor histidine kinase — protein sequence MIDFIKKYKAFGIGLLIIVPIILILHQIKFILIPDDAPIEIFLVFTFWWFMISLPIHKLDYLKKNKRTIYKIGGLMLLFFGAMIVDSNMRMPDNPITFLLLLIFLLGSIYILTPVFFTKYLKLILAIYVSAMLYFTYVRLFSGDLETYREVRKGMAISFFFIPIPLFIILWLFEQWKWLKTLQADKSKAELALLKTQINPHFFFNTLNNLYALTVKNSDQAPGVILKLSEMMRYTIYEGKKEFVPLKDEIEYLNNYIDLHRIRYHKSVDIQFNSTVDENMKVAPLMYIILLENAFKHGIESIREGAFLHMNLENIDNTIHFSLSNNFEINESEEKKGIGLANLKQRLELIYPKKHELKLSIKDNIFKVDFKIQVT from the coding sequence TATTAATAATCGTTCCTATAATTTTGATTCTGCACCAAATTAAGTTTATACTTATACCTGATGATGCTCCAATAGAAATCTTTCTGGTTTTTACTTTTTGGTGGTTCATGATCTCGCTCCCTATTCACAAATTAGATTATCTGAAAAAGAATAAGCGTACCATATATAAGATTGGTGGTCTCATGCTACTTTTTTTTGGTGCTATGATCGTTGACTCAAATATGAGAATGCCCGACAACCCAATAACTTTCCTTCTTCTACTGATATTTCTATTGGGAAGTATATACATTCTCACCCCTGTTTTCTTTACGAAATATCTAAAATTAATCCTTGCTATATATGTGAGCGCCATGCTTTACTTCACTTATGTGCGCTTGTTTTCAGGTGATTTGGAAACTTATCGTGAAGTCAGAAAAGGAATGGCTATCAGTTTCTTTTTTATTCCAATTCCATTGTTTATTATTCTTTGGTTGTTTGAACAATGGAAATGGTTAAAAACCTTACAGGCTGATAAGTCCAAAGCAGAATTAGCCTTACTCAAGACACAAATCAACCCCCATTTCTTTTTTAACACTTTGAATAATCTGTATGCCTTAACAGTAAAGAATTCGGATCAGGCTCCAGGTGTTATCTTAAAGCTATCGGAAATGATGCGCTACACAATTTACGAAGGCAAAAAAGAGTTCGTACCTCTTAAAGATGAAATCGAATACTTAAACAATTATATTGATTTACACAGGATCCGTTACCACAAAAGCGTAGACATACAATTTAACTCTACCGTTGATGAAAATATGAAAGTTGCTCCATTAATGTATATTATACTATTAGAAAATGCTTTTAAACACGGGATTGAAAGCATTCGAGAAGGAGCATTTCTTCACATGAACCTAGAAAATATTGATAATACAATCCACTTTAGCCTTTCAAATAATTTTGAAATCAACGAAAGTGAAGAAAAAAAGGGAATTGGATTAGCCAATCTAAAACAAAGACTTGAATTGATCTATCCGAAAAAACATGAACTAAAACTCTCAATAAAAGATAATATCTTTAAAGTAGACTTTAAAATTCAAGTTACATGA
- a CDS encoding peroxiredoxin translates to MKKIDVGSQVPLFELKDQRGELFKIGEVLGKKNLVIYFYPKDDSPGCTKEACSFRDQFEVFADADAIIIGISAQSEESHFEFAEKYRLNYTLLSDTGNKVRKLFGVPSSFFGLIPGRVTYVVNKEGKIEYLFNSQIQAEKHVDEALRILQELR, encoded by the coding sequence ATGAAAAAAATAGATGTAGGAAGTCAAGTGCCACTATTTGAATTAAAAGATCAGAGAGGTGAACTGTTTAAGATTGGTGAGGTATTGGGTAAAAAAAATCTGGTGATTTATTTCTACCCTAAAGATGATAGTCCTGGGTGTACAAAAGAAGCCTGTTCGTTTCGTGATCAATTTGAGGTATTTGCCGATGCCGATGCCATCATTATTGGAATTAGTGCCCAATCAGAGGAAAGTCATTTTGAGTTTGCTGAAAAGTATCGCTTAAATTATACCCTATTAAGTGACACAGGTAATAAAGTGCGCAAATTATTTGGCGTTCCTTCCAGTTTTTTCGGCTTAATTCCTGGTAGAGTAACTTATGTCGTAAATAAGGAGGGAAAGATAGAGTACCTGTTTAATTCCCAAATTCAAGCCGAAAAACATGTTGATGAAGCTTTACGTATTCTTCAGGAATTAAGATGA
- a CDS encoding DUF2177 family protein, with protein MHIKSILISYLFTFIVFLMIDLLWLGIIAKNLYQKYLGNLLSDKVNWTAAFIFYFIYVAGISIFAIYPAIQKGSAFNAILMGALFGLFTYATYDLTNLATLKDWPIAIVFIDILWGIILSASVSLLGFVCCKCIN; from the coding sequence ATGCATATAAAAAGCATTCTCATAAGCTACCTCTTTACTTTCATCGTTTTTTTAATGATAGACCTACTATGGCTTGGCATTATTGCTAAAAACCTCTATCAAAAATACCTTGGGAATTTATTATCTGATAAAGTAAATTGGACAGCAGCATTTATCTTTTACTTCATATATGTTGCTGGAATTTCAATTTTTGCAATTTATCCAGCAATTCAAAAAGGTTCTGCTTTTAACGCAATTTTGATGGGAGCATTATTTGGTCTTTTTACCTATGCTACTTATGACTTAACAAATTTGGCCACACTTAAGGACTGGCCAATAGCTATCGTTTTTATCGATATATTATGGGGAATAATTTTATCAGCAAGCGTTAGTTTATTAGGCTTTGTATGCTGTAAATGTATTAATTAA
- a CDS encoding DUF1295 domain-containing protein has protein sequence MTLFLQASLIIFVFVTLLWIWSVFIKNVSIIDIFWGFGFVLVNAFYVFNSGELNTRKILLLVLVSIWGLRLAFYLAWRNIGKGEDFRYQEFRKNYGPKRYWWFSFFQTFLLQGILIMIVSLPLLGVQSSMTKGDLNLLDYIGIVVWLIGFAFEAGGDFQLARFKSNTANKGKVLNTGFWKYTRHPNYFGDSAVWWAYAIFSIAAGSYWQIIGSVIMTLLIIKISGVALLEKTLNTTKPEYEEYVQKTSSFLPWFPKK, from the coding sequence ATGACCTTATTTCTACAAGCATCCTTAATTATTTTCGTCTTTGTAACTCTCTTATGGATTTGGAGTGTGTTTATAAAGAATGTAAGTATTATCGACATTTTTTGGGGCTTTGGCTTTGTGCTGGTTAATGCCTTTTATGTATTTAATTCGGGTGAACTAAATACCAGAAAGATATTGCTTTTAGTTTTAGTTAGTATATGGGGGCTAAGGCTTGCCTTTTATCTTGCCTGGAGAAATATAGGAAAAGGAGAAGATTTTAGATATCAGGAATTCCGAAAAAACTATGGTCCGAAACGTTACTGGTGGTTTAGTTTTTTCCAAACCTTTCTGCTGCAGGGAATCTTAATTATGATAGTGTCTTTACCACTTTTGGGTGTTCAATCCAGTATGACAAAGGGAGATCTTAATCTGTTGGATTATATCGGAATTGTGGTGTGGCTTATTGGTTTTGCCTTTGAAGCTGGAGGCGATTTTCAGTTGGCACGCTTTAAAAGTAATACAGCAAATAAAGGGAAAGTCTTAAATACAGGCTTTTGGAAATACACGCGCCATCCGAATTATTTTGGTGATTCAGCAGTGTGGTGGGCCTATGCCATTTTTAGTATAGCAGCTGGTAGCTATTGGCAAATTATTGGTTCTGTTATTATGACTTTACTGATAATTAAGATATCGGGAGTGGCTTTACTCGAAAAAACATTGAATACGACTAAGCCAGAATATGAGGAATATGTTCAAAAAACAAGTTCTTTTTTACCATGGTTTCCTAAAAAATAA
- a CDS encoding sensor histidine kinase encodes MNLIELLRKIKFVPLHMLFWGGVWLFYIYFFGFNSANQPYVIWFSNILVPVTIVTTYFVIYFLIPNYLLKKKHWYFLLYGIYTLIASAYLITISMFLGFMFKTELNTDLMPPLSKSLPFILIGVYLVVALVSAFKLLRHNYESIERNKSLENKILEAQLQIKNQELQYLKKQIHPHFLFNTLNTIYGFALKQSKSTPLIILKLSNLLDYILYQIEKPKVSLKEEVLHIEEYIELEKMRFQDSLKVNFKSQPIPDTIQVTPMLLIPFVENAFKHGQIIDGFLRVDVEIFLKNNSLNFSIKNTIRSTDEKKSIKGIGLDNIQKRLQLLYQDQYQLEIENQDHWFSVNLMVNNLNASIND; translated from the coding sequence ATGAATTTAATTGAATTATTAAGAAAAATAAAATTTGTACCCTTACACATGCTCTTCTGGGGAGGTGTTTGGTTGTTCTATATCTATTTTTTTGGTTTTAATTCAGCTAACCAGCCTTACGTTATCTGGTTTTCGAACATCTTGGTGCCTGTTACTATCGTCACAACTTATTTTGTTATTTACTTCTTAATTCCAAACTATCTACTTAAGAAAAAACATTGGTACTTTTTGCTATATGGCATATATACCCTAATTGCCTCAGCATATCTTATAACCATATCTATGTTTTTGGGATTCATGTTTAAAACGGAGTTGAATACGGATCTTATGCCTCCTTTAAGTAAAAGCCTACCATTTATTTTAATCGGTGTGTATTTAGTTGTCGCCTTAGTTTCAGCATTTAAACTCTTGCGGCACAATTACGAAAGCATAGAGAGAAACAAATCTTTAGAGAATAAAATACTGGAAGCCCAACTTCAAATTAAAAATCAGGAACTGCAATATCTGAAAAAACAGATTCACCCACATTTTCTTTTCAATACCCTGAATACGATTTACGGCTTTGCTTTGAAACAGTCAAAAAGCACACCCTTGATTATTTTAAAGCTCTCAAACCTCTTAGACTATATCCTCTATCAAATAGAAAAACCAAAGGTTAGTTTGAAGGAAGAAGTTTTACACATTGAAGAATACATTGAATTGGAGAAAATGAGATTTCAAGATAGTTTGAAAGTGAATTTCAAATCTCAGCCCATTCCCGATACCATTCAAGTAACGCCCATGCTACTCATTCCTTTTGTAGAAAATGCCTTTAAACATGGGCAAATTATTGATGGCTTTTTAAGGGTTGATGTCGAGATCTTTTTAAAGAATAACAGCTTGAATTTTTCCATTAAGAATACGATTCGAAGTACCGATGAAAAGAAAAGTATAAAGGGTATAGGACTTGACAATATTCAAAAAAGATTACAATTGTTATATCAAGATCAATACCAATTAGAAATTGAAAATCAGGACCATTGGTTTTCCGTTAACCTGATGGTCAATAATTTAAACGCCTCGATAAATGACTAA
- a CDS encoding DegV family protein → MRNMETPFVNGKLLYYAFIAGGNQILRNQVEINRINIFPVNDKDTGTNLASTVRSVIDNIKPHKSYKTTVGNIADAALIGARGNSGVIFAQFLYGLNRETLNKPIITLREFVESVKKSIPYMYEAIANPVEGTMLTVIKEWSDFLDSKKDAIYDFANVIIDSFEVLEKSLAETNTKLKALSKSDFVDAGAKGFVLFIEGVISFIKNRNIRNLVVDSSENVSLVHINKLTEEEITYRYCTEAIVKNIKHSQSELQNFLSHNGDSVVVAGSESLCRIHVHTHKPAELFYYLKEMGTVTFQKVDDMVRQQEVISKRKWNIALVTDSTCDLSQELIDYYQINVLPINLNFGDSHYLDKLTIQPSQFYNMLETEAEFPQSSQINEQAFTNIYSHLASHYDAIIAVHLSSEFSGTYSNSVKASKRISKEFGKPIHVIDSKNLSGALGLLVLKAAKNIESGQSVEYITKTLKKDVNQSKIFVSVHDLQSMIRGGRVSKPKGIIARTLGLNPVISMDENGKSLLFGKTFSQQASLKKIFRHIKKIGREKALWNYIILHANNTDGAQLVEVKMFEITGKYPVSVVNISPVIGMHAGNGALAVSLLFNS, encoded by the coding sequence ATGAGAAATATGGAAACACCCTTTGTTAACGGAAAACTCTTGTATTATGCTTTTATTGCAGGAGGAAATCAAATATTAAGAAATCAGGTCGAAATAAATAGAATAAATATTTTTCCGGTTAACGATAAAGATACCGGAACAAATCTCGCCTCGACCGTTCGTTCGGTTATCGACAATATAAAACCTCACAAATCATATAAAACAACAGTAGGTAACATTGCTGATGCAGCATTAATAGGAGCCCGAGGGAATTCAGGTGTTATTTTTGCACAGTTTCTCTATGGTTTAAATCGGGAAACTTTGAACAAGCCTATTATTACCTTAAGAGAATTTGTTGAAAGTGTAAAGAAATCGATACCCTATATGTACGAAGCCATTGCAAATCCTGTTGAAGGAACCATGTTAACGGTTATAAAGGAGTGGTCTGATTTTTTGGATAGTAAAAAGGATGCCATTTATGATTTTGCTAATGTTATAATTGATTCTTTCGAAGTTTTGGAAAAATCGTTGGCAGAAACGAATACAAAATTGAAGGCATTGAGCAAATCAGATTTTGTAGATGCAGGAGCAAAAGGTTTTGTATTGTTTATCGAAGGGGTTATCAGTTTTATTAAAAACAGAAACATTCGGAACTTGGTCGTTGATTCTTCTGAAAACGTTTCACTTGTTCATATTAATAAACTAACAGAAGAAGAAATTACCTACCGTTATTGTACCGAGGCCATCGTAAAAAATATAAAGCACAGCCAATCGGAACTTCAGAATTTTCTGAGTCATAATGGCGATTCTGTCGTTGTTGCTGGTTCGGAAAGTCTCTGTCGTATTCATGTCCATACCCATAAACCAGCCGAACTTTTTTATTATTTAAAAGAAATGGGAACCGTTACTTTCCAAAAAGTGGATGATATGGTTCGACAACAGGAAGTTATAAGTAAACGAAAATGGAATATTGCACTGGTAACCGATTCAACCTGTGATTTGTCGCAGGAATTAATTGATTATTATCAGATTAATGTGCTACCCATTAATTTGAACTTTGGCGATAGCCATTATTTGGATAAGCTTACAATTCAGCCCAGTCAGTTTTATAATATGCTGGAAACTGAAGCTGAATTTCCTCAAAGCTCGCAAATAAACGAACAAGCTTTTACAAATATATATTCGCATTTGGCTTCGCATTACGATGCTATAATTGCTGTGCATTTGAGTAGTGAGTTTAGTGGAACTTATTCGAATAGTGTGAAAGCAAGCAAACGCATTTCAAAAGAGTTTGGCAAACCGATTCATGTTATCGATTCCAAAAATTTGTCGGGAGCCTTAGGTTTACTTGTATTAAAAGCGGCTAAAAATATCGAATCCGGACAGTCTGTGGAATATATTACAAAGACCCTTAAGAAAGATGTAAACCAATCTAAAATATTTGTAAGTGTTCACGACTTGCAATCGATGATTAGGGGAGGGAGGGTCTCTAAGCCCAAAGGGATTATAGCTCGCACTTTAGGTTTAAATCCCGTTATTTCGATGGATGAAAATGGAAAGTCGCTATTGTTTGGAAAAACCTTTAGCCAGCAAGCCAGCTTGAAAAAAATATTTAGGCATATTAAAAAAATAGGTCGGGAAAAAGCTTTATGGAACTACATTATTTTGCACGCAAACAATACTGATGGCGCCCAACTTGTGGAGGTAAAAATGTTTGAGATTACAGGAAAATATCCGGTATCGGTTGTCAATATTTCTCCGGTTATTGGTATGCATGCCGGTAATGGTGCCCTCGCTGTTTCCTTACTATTTAATTCTTAA
- a CDS encoding alpha/beta hydrolase-fold protein: MKKYMILIIAMLLSWAGIYQSEAQSKSKRNYLVEIGKPDKLYSKILDEKRDIWVNLPESYKADGSRKYPVVYLLDGSVQFNSLATVYNNYWGNYLPDMILVGISNQTNRTRDLTTSKVETRRGAVYNNENGGAENFTQFIEKELIPYVDSKFATTSYRTLIGHSFGGLFTINALINHPHLFVNYIAIDPSLDWDNQKLLKQAKAKLQSESFKGKSLFVSLSAEQLHMQNAEITLENVMQDTTEFTLFARSIIDFSNFIETQKQNGLSFAWKSYPNDLHGTVPLPSMRDGLLFLFDWYQLESGQMFSNPETPLAELLVLVKKREEKLTQHFGYLTPPADEELFNMGGYMYMQFGQMKKSYAFFNMAIKYYPKSANAHDSMSEYYIAQNDVENAIKELTIAYEISGRDMYKQKIDKLKSE, from the coding sequence ATGAAAAAATATATGATTCTAATAATTGCTATGCTACTATCTTGGGCAGGCATTTATCAATCCGAAGCACAAAGCAAATCGAAACGAAACTATTTGGTTGAAATCGGCAAACCCGATAAGTTGTATTCTAAGATTCTAGATGAAAAACGCGATATTTGGGTTAATCTTCCCGAAAGCTACAAGGCAGATGGAAGTAGAAAATATCCTGTGGTTTACTTATTAGATGGTAGTGTCCAATTCAATTCTTTGGCTACCGTTTATAACAATTATTGGGGGAATTATTTGCCAGATATGATATTGGTAGGTATTTCAAATCAAACCAATAGAACGAGAGATCTAACCACATCAAAAGTTGAAACAAGACGTGGCGCCGTTTATAATAATGAAAATGGTGGTGCCGAAAACTTTACTCAATTTATCGAAAAAGAATTGATTCCTTACGTTGATAGTAAATTCGCTACTACGTCCTACAGAACATTAATTGGCCATTCTTTTGGAGGATTGTTCACCATTAATGCCTTAATAAATCATCCACACCTTTTCGTGAATTACATTGCAATAGATCCAAGCCTCGATTGGGATAATCAAAAATTACTGAAACAGGCCAAAGCAAAATTGCAGTCGGAGAGTTTTAAGGGTAAATCTTTATTTGTAAGCTTATCTGCAGAGCAATTGCACATGCAAAATGCTGAAATTACACTAGAAAACGTGATGCAAGACACTACAGAATTTACGCTCTTTGCACGTTCTATTATTGATTTTTCGAATTTTATCGAGACACAAAAACAGAATGGATTAAGTTTCGCATGGAAAAGCTATCCCAACGATTTACACGGCACAGTTCCTTTACCATCAATGCGCGATGGTTTGCTCTTTCTATTTGATTGGTATCAACTTGAATCGGGCCAAATGTTTAGCAATCCTGAAACCCCATTGGCTGAATTGTTAGTACTTGTAAAGAAGCGTGAAGAAAAATTGACCCAACATTTTGGTTATCTAACGCCGCCAGCAGATGAAGAGCTTTTTAATATGGGTGGCTACATGTACATGCAATTTGGACAAATGAAAAAGTCGTATGCTTTTTTCAATATGGCGATCAAATATTACCCTAAAAGTGCCAATGCTCACGACTCTATGTCTGAGTATTATATCGCTCAAAATGATGTGGAAAATGCAATCAAAGAGCTTACAATAGCCTACGAAATTAGTGGCCGTGACATGTACAAGCAAAAAATAGATAAACTCAAAAGTGAATAG